Proteins encoded in a region of the Vicia villosa cultivar HV-30 ecotype Madison, WI linkage group LG5, Vvil1.0, whole genome shotgun sequence genome:
- the LOC131604521 gene encoding uncharacterized protein LOC131604521, protein MPLKAMKGQVVSDFLVDLIVVETPQLLVELKPWRLFFDGSTHTEGSGVGILLISPDGIPTKLKYRIDGPSCSNNKAEYEALIAGLEASLELGATRVEIKSDSELVIKQLTKEYKCIKENLIMYFVIANRLLKKFEYIDIKHVPRIKNQEANDLAQIASGYKNSKEKLEELVEIRGKARATKLSIGDLEINRLGYANEEEFEVLAIDALTNTDWRIPIIEYLKDPSFTTDRKTKYRALSYVLMGNELFKKTPEGILLKCLGENEAYLALSNVHSGTCRAHQAGHKMKWLLFRYGMYWPTMLKDCIEFAKGCQECQIHAGIQHAPASELHAIIKPCPFRGWALDLIGEIRPASAKGQKYILVGIDYFTKWIEAIPLTNVDQETVIEFTQKQILYRFGIPETITTDQGSVFIGRKMQEFSNEMGFKLLTSTPYYAQANGKVEAANKVIIGLIKKHVGTKPKNWHKTLDQILWACRTSPKEATNSTPFQLTFGHDAMLPVEIYLQSVRIQKQGEIPYNSYWEMMMNELIELDEERLCALKVLRRQKEIVARAYNKKVKGKIFTSNDLVWKVILPVDKKNKALGKWSPHWEGPFRILKAFSNNAYEIEELAEDRRILKVNGKYLKRYKPFMHEVKIATT, encoded by the coding sequence ATGCCTTTGAAAGCTATGAAGGGGCAAGTAGTCTCAGATTTCCTAGTAGATCTCATAGTGGTTGAGACTCCTCAACTCTTAGTTGAGTTGAAGCCTTGGAGATTATTTTTCGACGGTTCCACCCATACGGAAGGCAGTGGAGTTGGGATTCTATtgatttctcctgatggaattccaacaaaacttAAGTATAGAATCGATGGACCTTCATGCTCCAACAATAAGGCAGAATACGAAGCCTTGATAGCAGGACTTGAAGCCtcgttggaattgggggcaaccagggTCGAAATCAAGAGTGACTCAGAACTAGTAATCAAGCAATTAACGAAGGAGTATAAGTGCATCAAGGAAAACCTAATCATGTATTTCGTTAttgcaaataggttgcttaaaaaattcgaatacaTAGATATAAAACACGTCCCTAGAATCAAAAATCAAGAGGCTAATGATCTAGCACaaatagcttcaggatataagAACTCAAAGGAGAAGCTAGAGGAATTGGTTGAAATAAGAGGGAAAGCAAGGGCAACCAAGCTATCTATAGGTGACTTGGAGATAAATCGATTGGGTTATGCTAATGAAGAAGAATTCGAGGTATTGGCCATTGATGCTCTAACAAACACAGATTGGAGAATTCCAATtatagaatatcttaaagatCCTTCATTTACCACGGATAGGAAAACCAAGTATAGAGCTTTGTCGTACGTTTTGATGGGAAATGAGCTATTCAAGAAAACGCCTGAAGGCATTTTATTAAAATGTTTAGGTGAGAACGAAGCGTACTTGGCATTATCTAATGTTCATAGTGGAACATGTAGGGCACATCAAGCAGGCCATAAAATGAAATGGTTGCTTTTcagatatggaatgtattggcctaccATGCTGAAGGATTGTATAGAATTTGCTAAaggttgtcaagaatgtcaaatACATGCAGGAATCCAACATGCTCCTGCAAGCGAACTCCATGCAATTATCAAGCCATGCCCATTTAGAGGTTGGGCTCTAGATTTAATTGGTGAGATTCGACCTGCTTCAGCTAAAGGACAGAAGTACATTCTTGTTGGAATTgactattttactaaatggatcgaAGCAATACCTTTGACAAATGTAGATCAAGAAACGGTCATAGAATTCACTCAAAAACAAATActatatagatttggaatcccggAAACTATAacaacagatcaaggatcagtatttattggtcgaaagatgcaagaattctCAAATGAAATGGGATTCAAGTTGCTTACATCTACGCCTTACTATGCCCAAGCTAACGGaaaagtcgaagcagcaaacaaaGTAATCATTGGTTTAataaagaagcatgtaggaacaaaaccaaagaattggcataagacatTAGATCAAATACTTTGGGCTTGCCGCACCTCTCCTAAAGAAGCAACGAATAGCACGCCTTTCCAGTTAACGTTTGGGCATGATGCAATGTTGCCTGTTGAAATTTACTTGCAATCAGTACGGATCCAAAAGCAGGGAGAAATCCCATATAACTcatattgggaaatgatgatgaatgagttgatAGAGCTAGACGAAGAAAGGTTGTGCGCGTTAAAAGTCTTGAGGAGGCAGAAGGAAATAGTAGCAAgggcatacaacaaaaaggtcaAAGGTAAAATTTTTACTTcaaatgatttagtttggaaagtcaTATTACCTGTGGATAAAAAGAATAAAGCCTTAGGGAAATGGtctccacattgggaaggaccttttcgaatTTTGAAAGCATTTTCAAATAATGCATATGAGATAGAAGAACTAGCAGAGGATCGAAGGATCCTAAAAGTAAATGGGAAATATTTAAAGAGATATAAGCCATTTATGCATGAGGTAAAGATTGCAACAACGTAG